One stretch of Schlesneria sp. DSM 10557 DNA includes these proteins:
- a CDS encoding 3-oxoacyl-ACP synthase III family protein: MYDSGVSRSTNSQGNVLDTPPGNLPHRSTESKSSWTKRTRSLLGVQVVGTGSYVPDQIVTNADLQAKFGYDPAWIEQRTGILARRYVSEGQATSDLCIEAARRAMRNARVDPRDIDLVVVGTFTPDYQCPTTANLVQEALGIDAPAMDLHAACSGFVYALTTAAQYVATGNSRMALVIGGDCNSRIVNPLDQKVAPLFGDGAGAVLLTRGDSHQGLICYQLGSDGGGGCMLDRQAGGTKKPITHEALDAGEHFLQMDGRNVFKWAVRAVADSIEVVMRKTGLSPHDVSLYLLHQANMRIINNVAEQLAIPVDKMFNNLPNYGNTSGGSIPIALDEAYRAGRISRGDTLLISGFGAGLTWGTCLFRW, encoded by the coding sequence ATGTACGATAGCGGTGTTTCACGATCGACTAACAGTCAGGGGAATGTTTTGGATACCCCTCCAGGAAACCTCCCGCATCGCAGCACCGAATCGAAATCGAGTTGGACAAAACGGACCCGGTCGCTTTTAGGCGTACAAGTGGTTGGTACCGGCTCTTACGTTCCTGACCAGATTGTGACCAACGCCGATCTGCAGGCGAAGTTTGGATACGATCCCGCCTGGATCGAACAACGAACGGGGATTCTCGCCCGCCGGTATGTCAGTGAAGGGCAGGCGACCAGCGACCTCTGTATCGAAGCAGCCCGCAGGGCCATGCGGAATGCCCGTGTTGACCCCCGCGACATTGATCTGGTCGTTGTCGGAACGTTTACACCGGATTATCAATGTCCGACGACGGCCAACCTGGTTCAGGAAGCGCTCGGTATCGACGCCCCCGCCATGGATCTGCACGCTGCCTGCTCGGGATTCGTTTACGCACTGACGACAGCAGCGCAGTATGTCGCCACCGGAAACAGCCGAATGGCACTCGTCATTGGCGGCGACTGCAACAGCCGTATCGTGAATCCACTCGATCAGAAGGTCGCTCCACTGTTCGGTGATGGTGCCGGCGCCGTCCTGCTGACCCGTGGTGATTCGCATCAGGGTCTGATCTGCTACCAGCTTGGTTCCGACGGCGGCGGTGGCTGCATGCTGGACCGGCAGGCGGGGGGAACGAAGAAGCCGATCACGCACGAAGCACTGGATGCGGGAGAGCATTTCCTGCAGATGGACGGCCGTAATGTCTTCAAGTGGGCCGTTCGTGCTGTCGCTGACAGTATTGAAGTCGTGATGCGCAAGACGGGGCTGTCACCTCATGACGTCTCGCTCTACCTGCTCCATCAAGCCAACATGCGCATCATCAATAACGTCGCCGAACAGCTGGCCATTCCGGTCGACAAGATGTTCAATAACCTGCCCAATTACGGCAACACCTCGGGCGGTTCAATCCCCATTGCCCTCGACGAAGCTTATCGAGCGGGCAGAATCTCGCGCGGCGATACGTTGCTCATCAGTGGCTTCGGCGCTGGACTCACCTGGGGTACTTGCCTGTTCCGCTGGTAA